Proteins encoded within one genomic window of Dehalogenimonas sp. THU2:
- a CDS encoding type II toxin-antitoxin system HicB family antitoxin: MEFRAVIKKRGEWWIGWLIDLPGVNAQERTKEELLESLKMAADDMLSTPYQTRNEEELVSIKV; the protein is encoded by the coding sequence ATGGAATTTAGAGCGGTAATAAAAAAAAGGGGTGAGTGGTGGATAGGCTGGTTGATCGATCTGCCGGGTGTCAATGCTCAGGAAAGGACCAAAGAGGAATTGCTCGAGTCCCTGAAGATGGCGGCTGATGACATGCTGAGCACACCGTATCAGACCAGAAACGAAGAAGAACTGGTCAGCATCAAAGTATAG